The Hevea brasiliensis isolate MT/VB/25A 57/8 chromosome 1, ASM3005281v1, whole genome shotgun sequence genome has a window encoding:
- the LOC110643583 gene encoding uncharacterized protein LOC110643583, with product MEKVPLTLGNIMPSKIRNAIGKETTGSQDTDGSPTAVGLNPQVSLMVERFEKEPAIHKEEVQNPNVLETIHTLTHAQTRSQVVQFLLLMKEIVSTIAVVLEKGIGRRMNIALEKINANTERIILLIQSLAEKFNFLILLPFDSQV from the coding sequence gtaatattaTGCCTTCAAAAATCAGAAATGCTATTGGCAAAGAAACCACTGGGTCTCAGGACACAGATGGGAGTCCTACAGCAGTTGGCCTAAATCCTCAAGTTTCACTCATGGTGGAACGATTTGAGAAAGAACCAGCTATTCATAAAGAAGAAGTGCAGAATCCAAATGTGTTAGAAACTATACATACCTTGACTCACGCTCAAACTAGGAGCCAGGTGGTCCAATTTTTGTTATTAATGAAAGAAATAGTATCAACCATTGCCGTTGTCTTGGAGAAGGGCATAGGAAGGCGGATGAATATAGCTCTTGAAAAAATTAATGCAAATACGGAGAGGATCATTTTGTTGATTCAGTCATTGGCtgaaaaatttaattttcttattcTGTTACCTTTTGATAGCCAGGTCTAG